In the genome of Anas platyrhynchos isolate ZD024472 breed Pekin duck chromosome 23, IASCAAS_PekinDuck_T2T, whole genome shotgun sequence, one region contains:
- the REEP4 gene encoding LOW QUALITY PROTEIN: receptor expression-enhancing protein 4 (The sequence of the model RefSeq protein was modified relative to this genomic sequence to represent the inferred CDS: inserted 2 bases in 1 codon): MRRARGRPIQAVGAAAGPPRAPPPAMVAWVLSRAVLLVFGMLYPAYASYKAVKSKNIREYVRWMMYWIVFALFMATETVTDIFLSWLPFYYEVKMAFVLWLLSPYTRGSSLLYRKFVHPTLARREQEIDTYIVQARERGYEAVLSFGKRGLNIAATAAVQAAAKSQGALAGRLRSFSIPDLRSLPDDAPLHYRDPLYLEGEPGPGGALRTPWPGALGDSGGGCTRTIGWPLPRGAPPRCDSEEEEEEEGEEEGRWSDSQLXPRAPPQPRDPKPISRSQSLRTAKKKPQNKEGSSRLVRGRIRKKPAPTGQED; the protein is encoded by the exons ATGCGCAGAGCCCGCGGCCGCCCCATTCAAGCCGTTGGGGCCGCTgcgggccccccccgggccccccccccagccatggTGGCCTGGGTGCTGAGCCGGGCCGTGCT gctggtGTTCGGGATGCTGTACCCCGCCTACGCCTCCTACAAGGCCGTGAAGAGCAAAAACATCCGCGAATAC gtgcgctgGATGATGTACTGGATCGTCTTCGCCCTCTTCATGGCCACCGAGACCGTCACCGACATCTTCCTCTCCTG gctccccTTCTACTACGAGGTGAAGATGGCCTTCGTCCTCTGGCTGCTGTCCCCCTACACCCGCGGCTCCAGCCTCCTGTACCGCAAATTCGTGCACCCCACGCTGGCCCGCAGGGAGCAG GAGATCGACACCTACATCGTCCAGGCGCGGGAGCGGGGCTACGAGGCCGTGCTGAGCTTCGGCAAGCGGGGGCTCAACatcgccgccaccgccgccgtgCAGGCGGCCGCCAAG agccagggggctctggccgggcgcctGCGCAGCTTCAGCATCCCCGACCTGCGCTCCCTCCCCGACGACGCCCCCCTACACTACCGGGACCCCCTTTACCTGGAGGGCGAACCGGGACCGGGGGGGGCCCTGCGCACCCCATGGCCGGGAGCTTTAGGGGATtcgggggggggctgcaccaGAACCATCGGCTGGCCCCTACCCCGCGGGGCACCCCCGCGTTGTGACAgcgaggaggaagaggaggaggagggggaggaggaagggcgcTGGTCGGATTCGCAgct cccccgagccccccctcAACCCCGCGACCCCAAACCCATCTCCCGGAGCCAGAGCTTGCGCACGGCGAAgaagaaaccccaaaacaaagaG ggctcttCCCGGCTGGTGCGTGGTCGGATTCGGAAGAAGCCGGCACCGACGGGGCAGGAGGATTAA